A single window of Arvicanthis niloticus isolate mArvNil1 chromosome 20, mArvNil1.pat.X, whole genome shotgun sequence DNA harbors:
- the Ring1 gene encoding E3 ubiquitin-protein ligase RING1, with product MTTPANAQNASKTWELSLYELHRTPQEAIMDGTEIAVSPRSLHSELMCPICLDMLKNTMTTKECLHRFCSDCIVTALRSGNKECPTCRKKLVSKRSLRPDPNFDALISKIYPSREEYEAHQDRVLIRLSRLHNQQALSSSIEEGLRMQAMHRAQRVRRPMPGSDQTATMSGGEGEPGEGEGDEDASSDSAPDSAPGPAPKRPRGGGAGGSSVGTVGGAAVGVCGGAGSEDSGDRGGTLGGGTLGPPSPPGAPSPPEPGGEIELVFRPHPLLVEKGEYCQTRYVKTTGNATVDHLSKYLALRIALERRQQQETIEPGGPGGGALDTGGPDGGGGERGVAGGGEGPEEPALPSLEGVSEKEYTIYIAPGGGAFTTLNGSLTLELVNEKFWKVSRPLELCYAPTKDPK from the exons ATGACGACGCCGGCGAATGCACAGAATGCCAGCAAAACGTGGGAACTGAGTCTCTATGAGCTGCACCGGACCCCGCAG GAAGCCATCATGGATGGTACAGAGATTGCAGTTTCGCCTCGGTCACTGCATTCGGAGCTCATGTGTCCCATCTGCCTGGACATGTTGAAGAACACAATGACCACCAAGGAGTGCCTGCACAGGTTCTGCTCGGACTGCATCGTCACTGCCCTGCGGAGCGG gAACAAGGAGTGCCCTACCTGCCGGAAAAAACTGGTATCCAAGCGGTCCCTACGGCCGGACCCCAACTTCGACGCCTTGATCTCCAAAATCTATCCTAGCCGGGAGGAATACGAGGCCCATCAAGACCGCGTGCTCATCCGCCTTAGCCGCCTGCACAACCAGCAGGCCCTGAGCTCCAGCATCGAGGAGGGGCTTCGGATGCAGGCCATGCACAG GGCCCAGCGTGTGAGGCGGCCAATGCCTGGATCTGATCAGACTGCCACAATGAGTGGGGGGGAAGGAGAacctggggagggagaaggggatgaAGATGCCAGCTCTGACTCCGCCCCAGACTCTGCCCCAGGCCCTGCTCCCAAGCGACCCCGTGGAGGGGGTGCAGGGGGCAGCAGTGTAGGGACAGTGGGTGGTGCTGCTGTTGGGGTTTGCGGGGGCGCTGGTTCTGAAGACTCTGGTGACCGGGGCGGCACCCTGGGAGGGGGAACCCTAGGCCCCCCAAGCCCTCCTGGGGCTCCCAGTCCTCCAGAGCCAGGCGGAGAGATCGAGCTTGTGTTCCGGCCCCATCCCCTGCTggtggagaaaggagaatactGCCAGACTAG GTACGTGAAGACTACTGGGAATGCCACAGTGGACCACCTCTCCAAGTACCTGGCCCTGCGCATAGCCCTGgagaggaggcagcagcaggaaaccataGAGCCCGGAGGGCCTGGTGGGGGTGCCTTGGACACAGGTGGACCTGACGGGggtggtggggagagaggggtTGCCGGAGGAGGCGAAGGTCCTGAGGAGCCTGCCCTGCCCAGCCTGGAAGGTGTCAGCGAAAAAGAGTACACCATCTACATAGCTCCTGGGGGCGGAGCATTCACG ACGCTGAATGGCTCACTGACCTTGGAGCTTGTGAACGAGAAATTCTGGAAGGTGTCCAGGCCCTTAGAACTCTGCTATGCCCCCACGAAGGACCCAAAATGA